In Burkholderia sp. NRF60-BP8, a single window of DNA contains:
- a CDS encoding ABC transporter ATP-binding protein has product MKLDSTPITLTGCAKTFRGTRVLEPLDLSIGAGETLVLLGPSGCGKTTTLRLIAGLDTPDAGGKIAFGDDDVTLLPIERRQVGMVFQNYALFPNLTVRGNVGYGLKIRKTEPRTLRERVDELLAMMRLDAHADKPVDQLSGGQRQRVALARALAVRPRVLLLDEPLTALDAKLRDVLRRDMNTLLRALGVTTVYVTHDQAEAMELGDRIVVMGAGRIEQIGTPREIYYHPANRTVAQFIGTLNRLAGQWRDGALATTGGAIVTPHAADEWFFRPEDAQLVDPAHAPLRGAVGACAFLGERTRLTIEHAAPDALVIDVPGRIALARGTAVGLTIAPEGLIALGA; this is encoded by the coding sequence ATGAAACTCGATTCCACTCCCATCACCCTGACCGGCTGCGCGAAGACGTTCCGCGGCACCCGCGTGCTCGAACCGCTCGACCTGTCGATCGGCGCCGGGGAAACGCTCGTGCTGCTCGGGCCGTCGGGCTGCGGCAAGACGACCACGCTGCGCCTGATCGCGGGCCTCGACACGCCGGACGCCGGCGGCAAGATCGCATTCGGCGACGACGACGTCACCTTGCTGCCGATCGAGCGCCGGCAGGTTGGCATGGTGTTCCAGAACTACGCGCTGTTTCCGAACCTGACGGTGCGCGGCAACGTCGGCTACGGGCTGAAGATCCGCAAGACCGAACCGCGCACGTTGCGCGAACGCGTTGACGAACTGCTCGCGATGATGCGGCTCGACGCACATGCGGACAAACCGGTCGATCAACTGTCGGGCGGCCAGCGTCAGCGCGTCGCGCTGGCGCGCGCGCTCGCGGTGCGTCCGCGCGTGCTGCTGCTCGACGAACCGCTGACCGCGCTCGACGCGAAGCTGCGCGACGTGCTGCGCCGCGACATGAACACGCTGCTGCGCGCGCTCGGCGTGACGACCGTCTACGTGACGCACGACCAGGCCGAGGCGATGGAGCTCGGCGACCGGATCGTCGTGATGGGCGCGGGCCGCATCGAGCAGATCGGCACGCCGCGCGAGATCTACTATCACCCCGCGAACCGGACGGTCGCGCAGTTCATCGGCACGCTGAACCGGCTGGCGGGCCAGTGGCGCGACGGCGCGCTCGCAACGACGGGCGGTGCGATCGTCACGCCGCATGCGGCCGACGAATGGTTCTTCCGCCCCGAGGATGCGCAGCTCGTCGATCCCGCGCATGCGCCGCTGCGCGGCGCGGTGGGCGCGTGCGCGTTCCTCGGCGAGCGCACGCGGCTCACGATCGAGCATGCGGCGCCCGACGCGCTCGTGATCGACGTACCGGGCCGCATCGCGCTCGCACGCGGTACGGCGGTCGGCCTCACGATCGCGCCGGAAGGCCTGATCGCGCTCGGCGCGTAA
- a CDS encoding ABC transporter permease: MQSLSGSSAPSPAPAPAPLQTKRVARHAPRVAGARAIATLQWGVTLLLCAFLIVPVVMSVLAGLTVNYFRGLSSGLTLRWLEQVWQQYHGSVALSLYVAFATLAIVLVVGVPAGYALARSKSRIARAIEEALVLPVALPGLASALALLVVYGGFTAFRMSLWFIVVGHVVFTLPFMVRAVAAVAAGADLRTLEEGAASLGASFVTRFVTIVLPNLRPGIVAGALAVLTLSIGEFNLTWMLHTPDTKTLPVGLADTYASLRLEVGSAYTILFLLMTLPLLVAMQWLGVDPSGTRAPKKRPR, encoded by the coding sequence ATGCAATCGCTTTCCGGTTCTTCCGCGCCGTCGCCGGCCCCCGCGCCGGCCCCCTTGCAGACCAAGCGCGTCGCGCGGCATGCGCCGCGCGTCGCCGGCGCGCGTGCGATCGCCACGCTGCAATGGGGCGTCACGCTGCTGCTGTGCGCGTTCCTGATCGTGCCCGTCGTGATGTCGGTACTCGCGGGCCTCACCGTCAACTATTTCCGCGGCCTGTCGAGCGGCCTCACGCTGCGCTGGCTCGAACAAGTGTGGCAGCAGTATCACGGCTCGGTCGCGCTGTCGCTCTACGTCGCGTTCGCGACGCTCGCGATCGTGCTCGTCGTCGGCGTGCCGGCCGGCTATGCGCTCGCGCGCAGCAAGAGCCGTATCGCGCGTGCGATCGAGGAAGCGCTCGTGCTGCCGGTCGCGCTGCCGGGGCTGGCTTCGGCGCTCGCGCTGCTGGTCGTGTACGGCGGCTTCACCGCGTTCCGGATGAGCCTGTGGTTCATCGTCGTCGGCCACGTCGTGTTCACGCTGCCGTTCATGGTGCGCGCGGTGGCGGCCGTCGCGGCCGGCGCCGACCTGCGCACGCTCGAGGAAGGCGCGGCGAGCCTCGGCGCATCGTTCGTCACGCGTTTCGTCACGATCGTGCTGCCGAACCTGCGGCCCGGGATCGTCGCCGGCGCGCTCGCGGTGCTCACGCTGTCGATCGGCGAATTCAATCTCACGTGGATGCTGCACACGCCCGACACCAAGACGCTGCCGGTCGGGCTCGCCGATACGTATGCATCGCTGCGCCTCGAAGTCGGCAGCGCATACACGATCCTGTTCCTGCTGATGACGCTGCCGCTGCTCGTCGCGATGCAGTGGCTCGGCGTCGATCCGTCCGGTACGCGCGCGCCGAAGAAGCGCCCGCGCTGA
- a CDS encoding ABC transporter permease, with amino-acid sequence MLDLTFPLRWRVALVAPALAVFAAFWLLPMAALVQVSADGAFFSHYAALLGNARYMKSLGETVALSAGVTLATLALSTVSGLLLARREFAGKRVLLALLTFPLAFPGVVVGFMVIMLAGRQGLIGMLSAKLVGDKWVFAYSVAGLFVGYLYFSIPRVLVTVIAAASKLDGSLEEAARSLGASPWRIFVDIVLPALAPGLIAAGAICFATAMGAFGTAFTLATDLNVLPMTIYTEFTLNANIATAAGLSIVLGIVTWAVLALARRFTGHTAAAAA; translated from the coding sequence ATGCTCGACCTGACTTTCCCGCTGCGCTGGCGCGTCGCGCTCGTCGCGCCGGCGCTGGCGGTATTCGCCGCGTTCTGGCTGCTGCCGATGGCTGCGCTCGTGCAGGTGTCCGCCGACGGCGCCTTCTTCTCGCACTACGCGGCGCTGCTCGGCAACGCGCGTTACATGAAGAGCCTCGGCGAGACGGTTGCGCTGTCCGCGGGCGTCACGCTCGCGACGCTCGCGCTGTCGACCGTTTCCGGCCTGCTGCTCGCGCGCCGCGAATTCGCCGGCAAGCGCGTGCTGCTCGCGTTGCTCACGTTTCCGCTCGCGTTCCCGGGCGTCGTCGTCGGCTTCATGGTGATCATGCTCGCGGGGCGCCAGGGGCTGATCGGCATGCTGTCGGCGAAGCTCGTCGGCGACAAGTGGGTGTTCGCCTATTCGGTGGCGGGCCTGTTCGTCGGCTACCTGTACTTCTCGATTCCGCGCGTGCTCGTCACCGTGATCGCGGCCGCGTCGAAGCTCGACGGGTCGCTCGAGGAAGCCGCGCGTTCGCTCGGCGCGTCGCCGTGGCGCATCTTCGTCGACATCGTGCTGCCCGCGCTCGCGCCGGGGCTGATCGCGGCCGGCGCGATCTGCTTCGCGACCGCGATGGGCGCGTTCGGCACCGCGTTCACGCTCGCCACCGATCTGAACGTGCTGCCGATGACGATCTATACCGAATTCACGCTGAACGCGAACATCGCGACGGCGGCCGGCCTGTCGATCGTGCTCGGCATCGTCACCTGGGCCGTGCTCGCGCTCGCGCGCCGCTTCACCGGCCACACCGCCGCCGCGGCGGCCTGA
- a CDS encoding ABC transporter substrate-binding protein — MSFRLISLLRALAAPLACAALVAGAPAAHADETAICYNCPPEWADWAAQIAAIKQKTGIRVPFDNKNSGQSIAQLIAEQKSPVADVVYLGVSSAFQAKDKGVIAPYKPAHWNDIPANLKDPQGYWFAIHSGTLGFFVNKDALDGKPVPRSWADLLKPEYKGMVGYLDPSSAFVGYAGAVAVNQALGGSLDNFKPGLDWFRKLKANAPIVPKQTAYARVLSGEIPILLDYDFDAYRAKYKDNANVEFVIPKEGTIAVPYVMSLVKGAPHDANGKKVLDFVLSDEGQKLWANAYLRPVRAQALGADVAAKFLPASEYARAKSVDFGKMAAGQQAFGQQYLQVMQ, encoded by the coding sequence GTGTCCTTTCGCCTGATCTCGCTGCTGCGCGCGCTCGCCGCGCCGCTCGCCTGCGCCGCGCTCGTCGCCGGCGCCCCCGCGGCCCACGCCGACGAAACGGCGATCTGTTACAACTGCCCGCCCGAATGGGCCGACTGGGCCGCGCAGATCGCCGCGATCAAGCAGAAGACCGGCATCCGCGTGCCGTTCGACAACAAGAACTCGGGCCAGTCGATCGCGCAGTTGATCGCCGAGCAAAAGAGCCCGGTCGCCGACGTCGTCTACCTCGGCGTGTCGTCGGCGTTCCAGGCGAAGGACAAGGGCGTGATCGCGCCGTACAAGCCCGCACACTGGAACGACATCCCCGCGAACCTGAAGGACCCGCAAGGCTACTGGTTCGCGATTCACTCGGGCACGCTCGGCTTCTTCGTGAACAAGGACGCGCTCGACGGCAAGCCGGTGCCGCGTTCGTGGGCCGATCTGCTGAAGCCCGAATACAAGGGCATGGTCGGCTATCTCGATCCGTCGAGCGCGTTCGTCGGTTACGCGGGCGCGGTCGCCGTCAACCAGGCGCTCGGCGGCAGCCTCGACAACTTCAAACCGGGCCTCGACTGGTTCCGCAAGCTGAAGGCGAACGCGCCGATCGTACCGAAGCAGACCGCGTATGCACGCGTGCTGTCCGGCGAGATTCCGATCCTGCTCGACTACGACTTCGATGCGTATCGCGCGAAATACAAGGACAACGCGAACGTCGAGTTCGTGATCCCGAAGGAAGGCACGATCGCGGTGCCGTACGTGATGAGCCTCGTGAAGGGTGCGCCGCACGACGCGAACGGCAAGAAGGTGCTCGACTTCGTGCTGTCCGACGAAGGCCAGAAGCTGTGGGCCAACGCATACCTGCGCCCGGTGCGCGCGCAGGCGCTCGGCGCCGACGTCGCCGCGAAGTTCCTGCCGGCGAGCGAATACGCGCGGGCGAAGTCGGTCGACTTCGGCAAGATGGCGGCCGGCCAGCAGGCGTTCGGACAGCAGTACCTGCAAGTGATGCAGTAA
- a CDS encoding LacI family DNA-binding transcriptional regulator has product MTSTIKDVAALAGFSIATVSRAINAPHTVSPATLQTIRTAIDTLQFRPSPLGRQLRGERTRLVGVVVPTLSNPVFADCLQGIDALATAAGFKLILMTTEYDAARERHAIETLREQRVEGLILTVADADTHPLLDMLDRDGPHYVLMHNDTQRRPSVSVDNRRAAYDGVKMLTAHGHRRVLMLAGSLAASDRARQRHLGYAQALEEIGVAPLPPVEVDFNAPELPDAVLAHLTAHATHPTALFCSNDLLAMVVMRGLRRAGFSIPDDLSVLGFDGIAIGELLAPPLASVATPNRDIGRHAWQRLVESIGGAAIDRTSMILSHAVRDGATIAPPAAELHLRKA; this is encoded by the coding sequence ATGACCTCGACCATCAAGGACGTCGCCGCCCTCGCGGGCTTCTCGATCGCCACCGTTTCGCGTGCGATCAACGCGCCGCATACGGTCAGCCCCGCCACGCTGCAGACGATCCGCACCGCCATCGACACGCTGCAGTTCCGCCCGAGCCCGCTCGGCCGGCAACTGCGCGGCGAGCGCACGCGGCTCGTCGGCGTCGTCGTGCCAACGCTGTCGAACCCGGTGTTCGCCGACTGCCTGCAAGGCATCGATGCGCTCGCGACCGCGGCCGGCTTCAAGCTGATCCTGATGACGACCGAATACGACGCGGCGCGCGAGCGTCATGCGATCGAGACGCTGCGCGAGCAGCGCGTCGAAGGGTTGATCCTCACCGTCGCCGATGCGGATACGCACCCGCTGCTCGACATGCTCGACCGCGACGGCCCGCACTACGTGCTGATGCACAACGACACGCAGCGCCGTCCGTCGGTGTCGGTCGACAACCGCCGCGCCGCCTACGACGGCGTGAAGATGCTGACCGCGCACGGTCATCGCCGCGTGCTGATGCTGGCCGGTTCGCTCGCGGCGTCGGATCGCGCGCGCCAGCGTCATCTCGGTTACGCGCAGGCACTCGAGGAAATCGGCGTGGCGCCGTTGCCGCCCGTCGAAGTCGACTTCAACGCGCCCGAGCTGCCCGATGCGGTGCTCGCGCACCTCACCGCGCACGCCACGCACCCGACCGCCCTCTTCTGCAGCAACGACCTGCTCGCGATGGTCGTGATGCGCGGCCTGCGTCGCGCGGGTTTCTCGATTCCCGACGACCTGTCGGTGCTCGGCTTCGACGGGATCGCGATCGGCGAGTTGCTCGCGCCGCCGCTCGCGAGCGTCGCGACGCCGAACCGCGACATCGGCCGCCACGCCTGGCAGCGTCTCGTCGAATCCATCGGCGGCGCGGCGATCGACCGCACGTCGATGATCCTGTCGCATGCGGTACGCGACGGCGCGACGATTGCGCCGCCGGCCGCCGAGCTGCACTTGCGCAAGGCGTGA
- a CDS encoding flavin reductase family protein yields the protein MTDSTHHYYEPSQGHGLPHDPLNAIVGPRPIGWISSRGSDGTLNLAPYSFFNAFNYRPPIIGFSSTAAKDSVRNVQETGEFVWNLATRDLAEQMNQTCAAVPYDVNEFELGGLTAVPSRLVDVPRVAESGVNFECKVTDVIRLRDHHGVETPATLVLGEVVAVHIRRDLLKDGIFDTFGAGIILRAGGPSAYVHVTPDSRFDLFRPDA from the coding sequence ATGACCGACTCGACCCATCACTATTACGAACCGTCGCAAGGCCACGGCCTGCCGCACGATCCGTTGAACGCGATCGTGGGCCCGCGCCCGATCGGCTGGATCTCCTCCCGCGGCAGCGACGGCACGCTCAATCTCGCGCCGTACAGCTTCTTCAACGCGTTCAACTATCGCCCGCCGATCATCGGCTTTTCGAGCACCGCCGCGAAGGACAGCGTGCGCAACGTGCAGGAGACCGGCGAGTTCGTGTGGAACCTCGCGACACGCGATCTCGCCGAGCAGATGAACCAGACCTGCGCCGCCGTGCCGTACGACGTGAACGAATTCGAACTGGGCGGCTTGACCGCGGTGCCGTCGCGCCTCGTCGACGTGCCGCGCGTCGCGGAAAGCGGCGTGAACTTCGAATGCAAGGTGACGGACGTGATCCGGCTGCGCGATCACCACGGCGTCGAGACGCCGGCCACGCTGGTGCTCGGCGAGGTCGTCGCCGTCCATATCCGTCGTGACCTGCTGAAGGACGGCATTTTCGACACGTTCGGCGCGGGCATCATCCTGCGTGCGGGCGGCCCGTCGGCCTACGTGCACGTGACGCCCGACAGCCGCTTCGACCTGTTCCGTCCCGACGCGTGA
- a CDS encoding 3-methyl-2-oxobutanoate dehydrogenase (2-methylpropanoyl-transferring) subunit alpha — MSLSEPLRLHVPEPTGRPGCKTDFSYLHLSPAGAVRRPPIDVAAADTADLARSLVRVLDDSGRAVGPWAPDLDDARLIAGLRAMLKTRIFDARMMIAQRQKKISFYMLSLGEEAIGTAHAMALRDGDMCFPTYRQQSILIARDVPLERMICQLMSNEGDPLKGRQLPVMYSDREAGFFSISGNLATQFIQAVGWAMASAIKGDTKIASAWIGDGATAEADFHTALTFAHVYRAPVVLNVVNNQWAISTFQAIAGGEGTTFAGRGVGCGIASLRVDGNDFLAIYAASSWAAERARRNLGPTLIEWVTYRAGAHSTSDDPTKYRPSDDWSHFPLGDPIERFKRHLIAKGIWSDGAQDALTAELEAEVLAAQKEAEKYGTLADDRIPSPASMFDDVYKELPAHLRRQRQELGA, encoded by the coding sequence ATGAGCCTGTCAGAGCCATTGCGTCTGCATGTGCCGGAGCCCACCGGGCGCCCGGGCTGCAAGACGGATTTTTCCTATCTGCATCTATCGCCGGCCGGCGCCGTCCGCCGCCCGCCGATCGACGTTGCCGCGGCGGACACCGCCGATCTCGCCCGCAGCCTCGTGCGCGTGCTCGACGACAGCGGCAGGGCCGTCGGCCCGTGGGCGCCCGATCTCGACGATGCGCGCCTGATCGCCGGGCTGCGCGCGATGCTCAAGACCCGCATTTTCGACGCGCGCATGATGATCGCGCAGCGCCAGAAGAAAATCTCCTTCTACATGTTGAGCCTCGGCGAAGAGGCGATCGGCACCGCGCACGCGATGGCGCTGCGCGACGGCGACATGTGCTTTCCGACCTACCGGCAACAGAGCATCCTGATCGCGCGCGACGTGCCGCTCGAGCGCATGATCTGCCAGTTGATGTCGAACGAAGGCGATCCGCTGAAGGGCCGCCAGCTCCCGGTGATGTACTCGGATCGCGAGGCCGGCTTCTTCTCCATTTCCGGCAACCTCGCGACGCAGTTCATCCAGGCGGTCGGCTGGGCGATGGCGTCGGCGATCAAGGGCGACACGAAGATCGCGTCCGCGTGGATCGGCGACGGCGCGACGGCCGAAGCCGATTTCCACACCGCGCTCACGTTCGCGCACGTGTACCGCGCACCGGTGGTATTGAACGTGGTCAACAACCAGTGGGCGATCTCGACGTTCCAGGCGATCGCGGGCGGCGAGGGCACGACCTTCGCCGGACGCGGCGTCGGCTGCGGGATCGCGTCGCTGCGCGTCGACGGCAACGACTTCCTCGCGATCTACGCGGCGTCGAGCTGGGCGGCCGAACGCGCGCGCCGCAACCTCGGCCCGACGCTGATCGAGTGGGTGACCTACCGCGCGGGCGCGCATTCGACGTCGGACGATCCGACCAAGTACCGGCCGAGCGACGACTGGTCCCATTTCCCGCTCGGCGATCCGATCGAGCGCTTCAAGCGCCACCTGATCGCGAAGGGCATCTGGTCGGACGGCGCGCAAGACGCGTTGACGGCCGAGCTCGAGGCCGAGGTGCTCGCCGCGCAGAAGGAAGCGGAGAAGTACGGGACGCTGGCCGACGACCGGATTCCGTCGCCGGCGTCGATGTTCGACGACGTGTACAAGGAGCTGCCCGCGCACCTGCGCCGTCAGCGCCAGGAACTGGGAGCGTGA
- a CDS encoding alpha-ketoacid dehydrogenase subunit beta yields the protein MAQHETGTATQPMTMIQALRSAMDVMLGRDGDVVVFGQDVGYFGGVFRCTEGLQNKYGKSRVFDAPISEGGIVGAAVGMGAYGLRPVCEIQFADYFYPASDQIVSEGARLRYRSAGQFTAPMTIRMPCGGGIYGGQTHSQSPEAMFTQVCGLRTVMPSNPYDAKGLLIASIENDDPVIFLEPKRLYNGPFDGHHERPVTSWLKHPASAVPEGYYTVPLDTAAVVRPGNDVTVLTYGTTVHVSLAAAEETGIDAEVIDLRTLWPLDLDTVVASVRKTGRCVVVHEATRTCGYGAELVALVQEHCFYHLEAPVERTTGWDTPYPHAQEWAYFPGPARVGEALRRVMEA from the coding sequence ATGGCGCAACACGAGACAGGGACGGCGACGCAGCCGATGACGATGATCCAGGCGCTGCGCTCCGCGATGGACGTGATGCTCGGGCGCGACGGCGACGTGGTCGTGTTCGGGCAGGACGTCGGCTATTTCGGCGGCGTGTTCCGCTGTACCGAAGGACTGCAGAACAAATACGGCAAGTCGCGCGTGTTCGATGCGCCGATCTCGGAAGGCGGGATCGTCGGCGCGGCGGTGGGGATGGGCGCGTACGGGTTGCGGCCGGTCTGCGAGATCCAGTTCGCCGACTATTTCTATCCGGCGTCCGACCAGATCGTGTCGGAAGGCGCGCGGCTGCGCTACCGCTCGGCCGGCCAGTTCACCGCGCCGATGACGATCCGGATGCCGTGCGGCGGCGGCATCTACGGTGGGCAGACGCACAGTCAGAGCCCGGAGGCGATGTTCACGCAGGTGTGCGGGCTGCGCACGGTGATGCCGTCGAATCCGTACGACGCGAAAGGGTTGCTGATCGCGTCGATCGAGAACGACGATCCGGTGATCTTCCTCGAGCCGAAGCGGCTGTACAACGGGCCGTTCGACGGCCATCACGAGCGGCCCGTCACGTCGTGGCTCAAGCATCCGGCGAGCGCGGTGCCCGAAGGCTACTACACGGTACCGCTCGATACGGCCGCCGTCGTGCGGCCAGGCAACGACGTGACGGTGCTCACGTACGGCACGACGGTGCACGTGTCGCTCGCCGCGGCCGAGGAGACGGGCATCGACGCGGAAGTGATCGACCTGCGCACGCTGTGGCCGCTCGATCTCGACACGGTCGTCGCATCGGTGCGCAAGACCGGGCGCTGCGTCGTGGTGCACGAGGCGACGCGCACCTGCGGCTATGGCGCGGAGCTCGTCGCGCTCGTCCAGGAGCACTGCTTCTACCACCTCGAAGCGCCGGTCGAGCGCACGACGGGCTGGGACACGCCGTATCCGCATGCGCAGGAGTGGGCGTACTTTCCGGGCCCGGCCCGGGTCGGTGAAGCGTTGCGACGCGTGATGGAGGCGTGA
- a CDS encoding dihydrolipoamide acetyltransferase family protein: MGIHVIKMPDIGEGIAEVELVAWHVEVGQTIKEDQPLADVMTDKAAVEIPSPVAGKVIELGGRIGEMMAVGSELIRLEVEGDGNLKAAAPVRETKVETAPVAAAAPSKPSADAPAERPAQPAAPRAPTKPHRDEPAAPPRAALAPGERPLASPAVRQRAWDMGIELRYVRGTGEAGRILHADLDAYARTGGSPAHGSQPRGYDERHDETEVPVIGLRRAIARKMEEAKRRIPHFSYVEEIDVTELESLRTELNRRHGDTRGKLTPLPLLIRAMVIALRDFPQINARFDDEAGVVTRYGAVHMGVATQTDGGLTVPVLRHAEARDVWSISAEVARLADAVRANRAQRDELSGSTITISSLGALGGIVSTPVINHPEVGIVGVNRIVERPMIRDGAVVARKMMNLSSSFDHRVVDGADAAEFIQAVRAVLERPALLFVE, from the coding sequence ATGGGGATTCATGTCATCAAGATGCCGGATATCGGCGAAGGGATCGCCGAGGTCGAGCTGGTGGCCTGGCACGTGGAAGTCGGGCAGACGATCAAGGAAGACCAGCCGCTCGCCGACGTGATGACCGACAAGGCGGCGGTCGAGATTCCGTCGCCGGTGGCGGGCAAGGTGATCGAGCTGGGCGGCCGGATCGGCGAGATGATGGCGGTCGGCAGCGAGCTGATACGGCTGGAAGTCGAAGGCGACGGCAACCTGAAGGCCGCGGCGCCGGTGCGGGAAACGAAGGTGGAAACCGCACCGGTCGCGGCGGCCGCGCCGTCGAAGCCGTCGGCCGACGCGCCGGCCGAGCGGCCGGCGCAGCCCGCGGCGCCGCGCGCACCGACGAAACCGCACCGCGACGAACCGGCCGCGCCGCCGCGCGCGGCGCTCGCGCCCGGCGAACGGCCGCTCGCATCGCCGGCCGTGCGTCAGCGTGCGTGGGACATGGGCATCGAGCTGCGCTACGTGCGCGGCACCGGCGAAGCCGGGCGGATTCTGCATGCGGATCTCGACGCGTATGCGCGCACCGGCGGCAGCCCGGCGCACGGATCGCAACCGCGCGGCTACGACGAACGCCACGACGAAACCGAAGTGCCGGTGATCGGTTTGCGGCGGGCGATCGCGCGCAAGATGGAGGAAGCGAAGCGCCGCATCCCGCATTTCAGCTATGTCGAGGAGATCGACGTCACCGAGCTCGAATCGTTGCGCACGGAACTGAACCGCCGCCACGGCGACACGCGCGGCAAGCTCACGCCGCTGCCGCTGCTGATCCGCGCGATGGTGATCGCGCTGCGCGACTTCCCGCAGATCAACGCGCGTTTTGACGACGAAGCGGGCGTCGTCACGCGCTACGGCGCGGTGCACATGGGCGTCGCGACGCAGACGGACGGCGGCCTCACGGTGCCCGTGCTGCGGCATGCGGAAGCGCGCGACGTGTGGTCGATCTCGGCGGAAGTCGCGCGGCTCGCCGATGCGGTGCGCGCGAACCGCGCGCAGCGCGACGAGCTGAGCGGGTCGACGATCACGATCTCGAGCCTCGGCGCGCTCGGCGGCATCGTATCGACGCCGGTGATCAATCATCCGGAAGTCGGCATCGTCGGCGTGAACCGGATCGTCGAGCGGCCGATGATCCGCGACGGCGCGGTCGTCGCGCGCAAGATGATGAACCTGTCGTCGTCGTTCGACCATCGCGTTGTCGACGGCGCGGACGCGGCCGAATTCATCCAGGCCGTGCGCGCGGTGCTCGAGCGCCCGGCACTGCTGTTCGTGGAGTGA
- the lpdA gene encoding dihydrolipoyl dehydrogenase has translation MKNEHTTLLVVGGGPGGYVAAIRAGQLGIPTILVERDRLGGTCLNIGCIPSKALIHVADAFEQACGHAGEGALGIRVRTPEIDIAKSVAWKDGIVDRLTRGVGALLKKNGVRVLHGEARVIDGKTVEVVGGGHAVRIGCEHLLLATGSEPVELPSMPFGGHVVSSTEALSPATLPKRLVVVGAGYIGLELGIVYRKLGVDVSVVEAAERVLPAYDAELARPVADSLARLGVRLRLGHKVLGLDAHGAVRVQAADGAEHTLPADRVLVAVGRRPRVDGFGLESLMLDRNGRALRIDDACRTSMRNVWAIGDVAGEPMLAHRAMAQGEMVAELIAGRRRRFTPASIPAVCFTDPEIVTAGWSPDDAHAAGVDCLSASFPFAANGRAMTLQATDGFVRVVARRDDHVIVGWQAVGRGVSELAAAFSQSLEMGARLEDIGGTIHAHPTLGEALQEAALRALGHALHV, from the coding sequence ATGAAGAACGAACACACCACGCTGCTCGTCGTCGGCGGCGGCCCGGGCGGCTACGTCGCCGCGATCCGCGCCGGCCAGCTCGGCATTCCGACGATACTCGTCGAACGCGACCGGCTCGGCGGCACCTGCCTGAACATCGGTTGCATTCCGTCGAAGGCATTGATCCACGTGGCCGACGCGTTCGAACAGGCGTGCGGTCATGCCGGCGAGGGCGCGCTCGGGATCCGCGTGCGCACGCCCGAGATCGACATCGCGAAAAGCGTCGCGTGGAAGGACGGCATCGTCGACCGGCTGACGCGCGGCGTCGGCGCGCTGCTCAAGAAGAACGGCGTGCGCGTGCTGCACGGCGAAGCGCGCGTGATCGACGGCAAGACCGTCGAAGTCGTCGGCGGCGGCCATGCGGTGCGGATCGGTTGCGAACACCTGCTGCTCGCGACCGGGTCCGAGCCGGTCGAACTGCCGTCGATGCCGTTCGGCGGTCATGTCGTGTCGTCCACCGAGGCGCTGTCGCCCGCGACGCTGCCGAAGCGGCTGGTCGTCGTCGGGGCCGGCTATATCGGGCTCGAACTCGGGATCGTCTATCGCAAGCTCGGCGTCGACGTCAGCGTCGTCGAAGCGGCCGAGCGCGTGCTGCCTGCGTACGATGCCGAACTCGCGCGGCCGGTTGCCGATTCGCTCGCGCGCCTCGGCGTGCGGCTGCGGCTCGGCCACAAGGTGCTCGGGCTGGACGCGCACGGCGCGGTGCGCGTGCAGGCGGCCGACGGCGCCGAGCACACGCTGCCGGCCGATCGCGTGCTGGTTGCCGTCGGCCGGCGGCCGCGCGTCGACGGATTCGGGCTCGAGTCGCTGATGCTCGATCGCAACGGGCGCGCGCTGCGGATCGACGACGCGTGCCGGACCTCGATGCGCAACGTCTGGGCGATCGGCGACGTCGCGGGCGAACCGATGCTCGCGCATCGCGCGATGGCGCAAGGCGAGATGGTGGCCGAGTTGATCGCCGGCCGGCGTCGCCGGTTCACGCCCGCATCGATTCCGGCCGTGTGCTTCACCGATCCCGAGATCGTGACGGCCGGCTGGTCGCCGGACGACGCGCACGCGGCCGGCGTCGACTGCCTGAGCGCATCGTTCCCGTTCGCGGCGAACGGGCGCGCGATGACGTTGCAGGCGACCGACGGGTTCGTGCGCGTCGTCGCGCGGCGCGACGATCACGTGATCGTCGGCTGGCAGGCGGTCGGGCGCGGGGTGTCGGAGCTGGCCGCGGCGTTCTCGCAGTCGCTGGAGATGGGCGCGCGGCTCGAAGACATCGGCGGCACGATTCACGCGCATCCGACGCTCGGCGAGGCGCTTCAGGAAGCGGCGCTGCGCGCGCTCGGGCACGCGCTGCACGTGTGA